The Agreia sp. COWG nucleotide sequence AGCTCAGGTGCGGCGAGGCGAAACCACCGACCCGCTGATCTACCGCTCACAGAGGCAGGGCTCACGCGTCACGGCGGCGGTCGTCACGGTGGGGGTGCTGCTCGTGGTTGTGGGCGGCTTCGCGCTGACGCGAACACTCCAGCTCGTCATCGCGCAGGGTGACTCTGCGGTGGCCAGTGTCGCACTCGGCCTCTCGCTCTTTCTTCTGCTCGCACTCGCGGGGATCGGCCTTCTGGCTCTGCCACGAGCCCGGTGGATCGGTGCCGTCGTCTTGATGGTCGCTGCAGTGGGGGTCGTTCGGTTCACGTTCATGGGCCTGCTCTACGGCAGCGCTGCGGTAAACCACCTCATGTACTTCTCCCAGTGGTGGCCGTTGCCGAAATACGCGCTGATCGCAGCCCTCGTACTGTTCTTCGGTTCCGCAGTCCTGTGGTGGTGGCCGTCACGGCCAGCCGCCGAAATGTCGAATGAGAGGGATCGCTGATGCGCAAGAAAATCGCCGTAATCGTGGGGGTGATCGCCGGTGCAATGGTGATCGGCACCAGCGCGTTCATCGGAGTCGGCGTGATCGACTCGATGAAGACCATGGCCGCCGCGTCGGAGCCGCCCGCCGTCACGCTCATCGACGCCACGCCGTCTACCTCCGACGCGAGCAAGACCGAGGCCTCGGCGGCCTCGGTCGTATCGAATCTTCCGAGCGAGATGATCGCGGGCCTTCCCGAGTACACGAATGTCCACGACAGGGACACCTACATCCGGGTGCAGACGTGGATCAAGATCTGCATGCGGGAGACGGCCGGCCATAGCTACCAATTCGACCTCGCCCCAGAGGCGGGCGACGTTGTGGGTCTGGTCTCTACCGGATTCATTCCGCTGCCAGCGGGGCTGGACCAGCACGAGCAGCTCTCCCTCTACGGCGAACCCGACAACCTGCTGCCCTCCTATGACTGGCAGGCCGGCGGATGCTACGGCGAGGCCATCCATAAGCAGGGCCTTCTCGACGACGGCGGCAGCACCTTCAGCGAGGCTGAGCTGGCGAAGATCACCGAGGTCTACAACTCCATGGCCTCCCCTCCGGAGCCGGCGTGGGGATACGCCGGAGCGACACCCGGGGAGTCGGTCTCTCGAGAGCTGTTCGCCAGCATCGACGCCTCCATCACTTCCTGCATGGCGGAGAACGGCATCCAATACAGCCACACCGACAACCTCGGGGATGACGGCACGGCGTCGCTGCGGGAAGGTGCCTTCGCCATGAAACCCATCGAGGGCTCATCGAGTGAAACGTTCTTCGATGACGCGTCGATCGTCCTCTACGGTGCGCGGCAGTCGGCCGACGCTCCCTATGACTGGACAAGGGGCGGCTGCTACGGTCAGGCCGTCCATGCGGCAGGAATTGCGGGCGCGCAGTAGTGCCCCCGCGAGCACTGGCCGATGGCAGGGCGCAGACCGATCGACTCACGCTTCGCCCCATCGCCGAGCACGACGCCGAAGCCGTGTGGTCGATTCACTCGGATGCCCGTACGAACCTCTTCAATCCGGCCGGTCCGATGAGAGAGCGATCGCGCGCCGACGAGCAGGCTCGCGAGTGGGCCTCGAGTTGGGCGACGGATGGGCAGGGGTATTGGGCGGTGGAACTGCGAGAGCAGCCGGGCGCGGTCGTCGGGTTCGGCGGCATCCGGCTTGTGCAATGGCGCGATCGTCGCGTCTACAACCTGTACTACCGGCTGGCGCCCGCCGTCTGGGGCCGGGGGCTCGCGGGCGAGCTGGTCGAGGCATCCGTGGCTCGATGGCGCGAGCTCGGTGACCACCCGCTCGTGGCCTACACGACGGCCGACAATCTGCCGTCGCAGAGGGTGGCATCAAGAGGCGGCCTCGAGCGTCGACCCGAATTCGACGAGGTTCGGGCAACGTACACCGACGTCGTCTTCGGGCTCGGGCTGCGCTGAAAGCTGGCGTCGACGCCGTGAGCGAGGTAGGTTGGCGGGCTGGTCACTTCGCCGGGGTCACGACAGCAGAGGAATCACCTGATGACCAATCACCGCACACCACGTAGGCCGGATGTCACGACGCTCGATCTCGTCGGCGGCCCCGAATCGCGCACGCTGACGCTGCATGATCACGACCCGCGATGGGCCGAGCGCTACCTCGAAGAGCGCCGCCGCATTCTCGAGGCGCTCGTGGGGCACGAGATCGAGGTCGAGCACATCGGATCCACCGCGGTTCCCGGACTCGCCGCCAAGCCGATCGTGGACATCGTCGTCGCGGTCGACGACATCACGGCGGAAGAGGACTATCTCGATCAGCTGATCGAGGTCGGTTATGAACTGCGAGTGCGTGAGCCGGGTCATCGCCTCGTGCGCACGCCGCAGCGCGAGGTGCACGTGCACATCTACGAGCGAGGAGATGGTGCGGTGGGCGACTACCTGCTGCTGCGCGATCACCTTCGCGAAGACGTCCAGGACCGTGCGCTCTATCAGGGCGTCAAGCAGCAGCTGATAGCTCGCAACTGGAGCGACATGAACGAGTACGCCGAGGCCAAGAGCGAGGTCATTGCGGCGATCAAGGGTCGTGCCAGGGCAGCGCGCGCATAGCGTCTAGCGGCGTCAGAGTGTGCGAAAACCGTCGCGCCAGCTCGGGTGCTGAAGAACCAGACCATTTTTCCGAGCGCGCGCATTCGAGATGGGGCGGCCCCTATCGCCCGACGTGAGCACCTCGGGTGGTGGGGCCCCGACCGATGCTGCGAACTCGGCAGCCCACTCCCTACCCGGTGCGGGCTCGTCGTCCACGATGTTCCAGACTCCGCGATTCCACTCGAGTGCGAGAACGGCGGCACGCGCCGCATCGGCGATGTGGATGAAGGATGCGACGGCCTCGGTTGCGGGCAACCTCTCGGCGCGGGCATCGGCTCCGAAGCGGCCGTCTCGCGAGTACCAGGTCGCCGGCCCGTAGAGCTGACCGAATCGCAGCACTACCCCGCCAGGAAGCGACAGCACTGCCTCCTCGAGATCGCCCACGGCCGCAACGGTGGTTCGGCGTGGCTCCCGAGCATCGACGTCGAGCGACTCGCCCTCATCGGCTGCGTCGGTGCCAGCCGGGTAGACCCAGGAGATGCTCTGCGCCACCATGCGGGTCACGCCGGCCAGCTGGGCCGCCTCGACCAGGTTGCGTGTGCCGATCGAGCGAAGATGTGCGTTGCTGGCCGAATCGCCCGTACTCAAATCGGTCATGAGGTGCAGCACCGCATCGGGCCGAGCGCGACGGACGGCCCGCCGCGTCGCATCCTCGTCTAATGCGTCGATGACGACAGCGGATGCGCCCGACCGCTCGAGGGCGGCTGTCTTGGCGTCGGAACGGGTCGTCGCAACCACCTCGTGCCCGGCGGAGAGAAGCAGCGGGATGACCTCGCGGCCCAGCACGCCGGAACCACCGGCTAGAAAGATACGCACGGGCAGAATCCTTTCACAGGGCCCGCCGACGACGGCCCCGGTCATGCGCTCGTCCGCGGCGCTCGTGACTATCGAGCGCCGGCTATCGACTTGCGTCCGCCTTGCGGTAGGTGCTCGGCGAGCAGGTGTGCACGGCGGCCGCATCCTGAACCGTGCGCAGGGTGTACTCGGCGCAGTCGACGAATGTGCCGATGCTGAAAGCCGTCGACGACCGCTGGAGAACCCCCTTGGATGGCTTGTCCGAACCGATCCCCGCGCGATGCACCATCCACTCGATGTCTCGGGCCTCGTCATCCAGATACCGCATGACGGCCTCGTTGTCTTCGTGCTGGCCGATGTAGCTGCGGGCGATGGTGGCCCGCACCAACTGGAGTGCCAGGGGGAGTTTCTCGCCGGGCGGAGTGCTCAACCCACCCGCCTGATAGAGCAGGCGGGTGACGCCCTGGCGACGCATCGCGGGCACGAGTTCGCGCATGAAGGCCGTGTTGATCTGGTTGTCGCGCTGAGCCTCGGCGTTGCCGAGCATCACCACGATGAAGTCGCAGCCGGGGACGAGGGCGTCGAGATCGAGCCCGTCGGTTATCGAGCCCGAAACCACCTCGAGCTCGGGGTGGTTCCGGGTCAGCTTGGCTGGCGTGCGGGCCAGGGCCCTGACCCGATGCCCGGCGTCGAGGGCAAGGCGCACGAAGTGCTGCCCGGTCTGTCCGGTGGCTCCGAGTGCGAGGAAAGTCTTCTGCGCGGTCATGAGTGTCGTCCTGTCGTTGGGGGTCGGAGCACTTCTCCGCCTCACCCCAAACTAGGCGATGTCTAGTAAATAGGCAATGCCTAGATCGGGTCTAGAATGGACGCATGACGCCACCGGCCTTCCATCACGGCAATCTGCGGGCCGTCTTGCTCGACGAGGCCGTCGACATGCTGCGGGAGGGCGGCGTGGATGGACTGTCGTTGCGCGAGCTCGCGCGCCGTGCGGGCGTGAGTCACGGCGCGCCGCGCAGTCACTTCGTGGACCGCCGCACGCTGCTCGAGGCCGTCGCCGAGAGGGGCTTCTCGCGGTTGGCCGACGACGTGGCTGCGGCGCTCGCGGGCGGAGGGGCGACGCGAGCTCTCTTCGGACGGGTCGCCCAGGCCTATGTGCGGTTCGCCATCGAGGATGCCGCGCTCATGGATCTGATGTTCGCAGCCAAGGCCGGCAGTGAATCCGGTGCCCTACCCCCATCGGCCGTGCGCCTGTTCCAGACCCTCGACGAAGCGATGGGCCCAACCGCCGATGTGGGTATCGACGACCCGGCACGCGACACCTTCAAGCTTCTCTTCGGGGCCACGATGCAGGGTATCGCCTCGCTCGTGGCCACCCGCCGGATCACCCGCGCGCAGGGAACCGCGCTCGTCGAGGAGGCGCTCGATACCCTCCTCGAGTCGCGGCTCGGTGCGCGCGCGGTCACCCGCGCCTGACTCTCGCTCGGGCTGACCGGCGATCCGCCATTTCGATATACGCTCGTCTATTAGTGGGCCTGCCTCCGGGCCCTGCACAGAGACGACACCACGTGAACATCACAGCGGCATGCGCCGTCCTGCTGGCAGTGGCGGCCTTCG carries:
- a CDS encoding GNAT family N-acetyltransferase, translated to MPPRALADGRAQTDRLTLRPIAEHDAEAVWSIHSDARTNLFNPAGPMRERSRADEQAREWASSWATDGQGYWAVELREQPGAVVGFGGIRLVQWRDRRVYNLYYRLAPAVWGRGLAGELVEASVARWRELGDHPLVAYTTADNLPSQRVASRGGLERRPEFDEVRATYTDVVFGLGLR
- a CDS encoding GrpB family protein, giving the protein MTNHRTPRRPDVTTLDLVGGPESRTLTLHDHDPRWAERYLEERRRILEALVGHEIEVEHIGSTAVPGLAAKPIVDIVVAVDDITAEEDYLDQLIEVGYELRVREPGHRLVRTPQREVHVHIYERGDGAVGDYLLLRDHLREDVQDRALYQGVKQQLIARNWSDMNEYAEAKSEVIAAIKGRARAARA
- a CDS encoding NAD(P)-dependent oxidoreductase, which codes for MRIFLAGGSGVLGREVIPLLLSAGHEVVATTRSDAKTAALERSGASAVVIDALDEDATRRAVRRARPDAVLHLMTDLSTGDSASNAHLRSIGTRNLVEAAQLAGVTRMVAQSISWVYPAGTDAADEGESLDVDAREPRRTTVAAVGDLEEAVLSLPGGVVLRFGQLYGPATWYSRDGRFGADARAERLPATEAVASFIHIADAARAAVLALEWNRGVWNIVDDEPAPGREWAAEFAASVGAPPPEVLTSGDRGRPISNARARKNGLVLQHPSWRDGFRTL
- a CDS encoding NAD(P)-dependent oxidoreductase, yielding MTAQKTFLALGATGQTGQHFVRLALDAGHRVRALARTPAKLTRNHPELEVVSGSITDGLDLDALVPGCDFIVVMLGNAEAQRDNQINTAFMRELVPAMRRQGVTRLLYQAGGLSTPPGEKLPLALQLVRATIARSYIGQHEDNEAVMRYLDDEARDIEWMVHRAGIGSDKPSKGVLQRSSTAFSIGTFVDCAEYTLRTVQDAAAVHTCSPSTYRKADASR
- a CDS encoding TetR/AcrR family transcriptional regulator, translated to MTPPAFHHGNLRAVLLDEAVDMLREGGVDGLSLRELARRAGVSHGAPRSHFVDRRTLLEAVAERGFSRLADDVAAALAGGGATRALFGRVAQAYVRFAIEDAALMDLMFAAKAGSESGALPPSAVRLFQTLDEAMGPTADVGIDDPARDTFKLLFGATMQGIASLVATRRITRAQGTALVEEALDTLLESRLGARAVTRA